A genomic segment from Dietzia psychralcaliphila encodes:
- a CDS encoding DUF3054 domain-containing protein, whose translation MIGVALPLVFLLDAALVVVFATFGRGAHSEGLGIGQVWDTAWPFLVGLVLGWIVVLAARRDPSTVRSGVLVWITTLVGGMLIRGLGDGRVPHWSFILVAAIATAVFLVGWRAVRAALSRRRAA comes from the coding sequence GTGATCGGGGTGGCGCTGCCGCTGGTCTTCCTTCTGGACGCCGCTCTGGTGGTGGTGTTCGCGACCTTCGGGCGTGGCGCCCATTCCGAGGGCCTCGGCATCGGGCAGGTGTGGGACACGGCGTGGCCGTTCCTGGTGGGACTGGTGCTGGGGTGGATCGTGGTGCTGGCCGCGCGACGCGATCCGTCGACCGTCCGCTCGGGCGTGCTGGTGTGGATCACCACCCTCGTCGGCGGGATGCTGATCCGCGGTCTCGGTGACGGGCGGGTACCGCACTGGAGCTTCATCCTGGTGGCCGCGATCGCTACCGCCGTGTTCCTCGTGGGCTGGCGGGCCGTGCGCGCGGCGCTGTCCCGGCGTCGGGCGGCCTAA
- a CDS encoding lysylphosphatidylglycerol synthase transmembrane domain-containing protein, producing the protein MKGTPGATLRRRIRAVLVNPWFKAVATLTVLGFVLYWLRGQMPFFAEGFSAVVSPHWGWVAVALVFSYLSMSSYGSVQKVLLQSAGVKVGYWESVGLVFSANAFSTCIPGGQVFGTTLTYRKTRQWGATRVVASWQLVISGVLSTVGIVLLALMGFFLVGRVSNPFLLMLSAAGLVAIVVVVQWAARNPDRIEEALLALLAWVNARRRKPADHGATGVRKIVKQAEAVEMTKTQFSKAFAFSLLNWVADIGCLWAAAHAVGAQPSIGGLCIAYVTGKIVASAPITPGGLGTVEFALITALTAGGLGAHQAFAAVFLYRIVSFVLVALAGWVVFFLFYRGAVEVDPDAAPGDGTPSREDSSSSSSSRSVPVRSAVTAAPQAGVAAVWPMKGSPWRPTIHHDSGPIHLLRVRDDAPTSDESGEDSCSVSGAERRDERER; encoded by the coding sequence ATGAAGGGGACGCCGGGCGCCACGCTGCGCCGTCGTATCCGGGCGGTCCTGGTCAACCCGTGGTTCAAGGCCGTAGCGACCCTGACCGTCCTGGGGTTCGTCCTCTACTGGCTCCGCGGACAGATGCCGTTCTTCGCCGAGGGATTCTCGGCGGTCGTCAGTCCGCACTGGGGCTGGGTCGCGGTCGCGCTGGTGTTCTCGTACCTCTCCATGTCCAGCTACGGCTCGGTGCAGAAGGTGCTGCTGCAGTCGGCCGGCGTCAAGGTGGGGTACTGGGAGAGTGTCGGCCTGGTGTTCTCCGCCAACGCGTTCTCCACCTGCATCCCCGGCGGTCAGGTCTTCGGAACCACACTGACCTACCGCAAGACCCGCCAGTGGGGTGCGACCCGGGTGGTGGCGTCGTGGCAGCTGGTGATCTCGGGCGTGCTGTCGACGGTGGGCATCGTGTTGCTCGCGCTGATGGGCTTCTTCCTGGTGGGGCGTGTCTCCAACCCGTTCCTGTTGATGCTGTCCGCCGCCGGCCTCGTGGCGATCGTCGTGGTGGTGCAGTGGGCCGCCCGGAACCCGGACAGGATCGAGGAGGCCCTGCTGGCGCTGCTGGCGTGGGTCAACGCCCGGCGCCGCAAGCCCGCCGATCACGGTGCCACCGGGGTACGCAAGATCGTGAAGCAGGCCGAGGCGGTCGAGATGACCAAGACCCAGTTCTCCAAGGCCTTCGCGTTCTCCCTGCTCAACTGGGTCGCCGACATCGGTTGCCTCTGGGCGGCCGCCCACGCGGTGGGGGCCCAGCCCAGCATCGGCGGTCTGTGCATCGCGTACGTCACCGGCAAGATCGTGGCCTCGGCACCGATCACCCCCGGCGGGCTCGGGACGGTCGAGTTCGCGCTCATCACCGCACTCACCGCGGGCGGGCTCGGTGCGCACCAGGCGTTCGCGGCGGTGTTCCTCTATCGCATCGTCAGCTTCGTCCTGGTCGCGCTGGCCGGGTGGGTGGTCTTCTTCCTCTTCTACCGTGGCGCGGTGGAGGTCGATCCCGATGCCGCACCCGGGGACGGCACCCCTTCGCGCGAGGACTCCTCGTCGTCGTCGTCATCTCGTTCCGTCCCCGTCCGGTCGGCTGTCACCGCCGCCCCGCAGGCCGGTGTCGCCGCGGTGTGGCCGATGAAGGGCTCCCCGTGGCGCCCGACCATCCACCACGACTCCGGACCGATCCATCTCCTGCGCGTCCGCGACGACGCACCAACGAGCGACGAGAGCGGCGAGGACTCCTGTTCGGTGAGTGGCGCGGAGCGCCGTGACGAGAGAGAGCGGTGA
- a CDS encoding pentapeptide repeat-containing protein yields MPPPLRRRSGSPRPPAAPSVPRREQLQPPRSDLEPDGLWDGVWASAEHAPSPDEGAAHIGGAEIRESTLEGIRLSSARADSLRLTDVVVSGCDLSGMVADGASLTRVRFIGCRLTGIVLSDARLTDVSFEDCHADMINLRMARLQRVRLSATRCRQADLLEARVADLSTDGADLRGATLERAVFTAADLRGADLEDVRGASALRGAIISPEQVLGVGLSLIGEAGIRVE; encoded by the coding sequence GTGCCCCCACCACTTCGCCGCCGATCCGGCTCACCCCGACCGCCCGCCGCCCCGTCCGTGCCGCGACGGGAACAACTCCAGCCACCCCGGTCCGATCTCGAGCCGGACGGCCTGTGGGACGGCGTGTGGGCCTCCGCCGAGCACGCCCCCTCCCCCGACGAGGGCGCGGCGCACATCGGTGGTGCGGAGATCCGCGAGTCAACACTGGAGGGCATCCGCCTGAGCAGCGCCAGGGCCGACTCCCTCCGACTCACCGACGTCGTGGTCAGCGGGTGCGATCTCTCCGGGATGGTCGCCGACGGGGCCTCGCTCACCCGGGTCAGGTTCATCGGGTGTCGACTCACCGGCATCGTCCTGTCCGACGCCAGGCTGACCGACGTGTCCTTCGAGGACTGCCACGCCGACATGATCAACCTGCGGATGGCCCGACTCCAGCGGGTGCGGCTGTCCGCCACCCGCTGCAGGCAGGCCGACCTGCTGGAGGCGCGGGTTGCGGACCTGTCGACCGACGGCGCGGACCTGCGCGGGGCGACCCTCGAACGGGCGGTGTTCACCGCGGCGGACCTCAGGGGCGCCGACCTGGAGGATGTGCGGGGCGCGTCCGCCCTCCGCGGGGCGATCATCTCGCCTGAGCAGGTCCTCGGGGTCGGCCTGTCGTTGATCGGCGAAGCGGGGATCAGGGTCGAATGA
- a CDS encoding NYN domain-containing protein — protein sequence MSDVVPPDAPGLVLLVWDAPNVDMGLGSILGGRPTAVYRPRFDALGRWLLGYAAELSVSTNDTLEAEATVFTNIVPGTSDNVRPWVEALRNVGFAVFAKPKTSEDSDVDDDMLEHIDRRAESGRLAGVVVASADGQAFREPLEELADEVPVTVIGFREHATWAVQHDTIRFLDLEDIPGVFREPLPRVSLENLPDEGAWLQPLRPLTALLNSR from the coding sequence ATGTCGGACGTGGTGCCGCCCGACGCCCCGGGCCTGGTGCTGCTCGTCTGGGACGCGCCCAACGTCGACATGGGGCTGGGATCGATCCTCGGCGGTCGACCCACCGCCGTGTACCGTCCGCGCTTCGACGCACTCGGGCGGTGGCTGCTCGGCTACGCGGCCGAGTTGTCGGTCAGCACCAACGACACCCTCGAGGCCGAGGCGACAGTCTTCACCAACATCGTCCCGGGCACCTCGGACAACGTCCGCCCCTGGGTCGAGGCGCTGCGCAACGTCGGCTTCGCCGTCTTTGCCAAGCCCAAGACCAGCGAAGACTCCGATGTCGACGACGACATGCTCGAGCACATCGACCGGCGCGCCGAGTCCGGACGACTCGCGGGAGTCGTGGTGGCCTCGGCCGACGGCCAGGCGTTCCGTGAGCCTCTGGAGGAGCTCGCGGACGAGGTCCCCGTCACCGTCATCGGTTTCCGGGAGCACGCCACCTGGGCCGTCCAACACGACACGATCAGATTCCTCGACCTCGAGGACATCCCGGGTGTGTTCCGGGAGCCCCTGCCCCGGGTCAGCCTCGAGAACCTGCCCGACGAGGGTGCCTGGCTGCAGCCGCTCCGGCCGCTCACCGCCCTGCTCAACTCGCGTTAG
- the trmB gene encoding tRNA (guanosine(46)-N7)-methyltransferase TrmB — translation MNQSESPGPADGATPDGDTRGAEFPGGATPDYDPRLFPRVTAYRFRRGTLRPGQQRNWEEHWPTYGRNVADELVDQQALFGRVAPLIVEIGSGTGTSTAAMAADEPDVDVIAVEVYQPGLAQLLGMILREGLENVRMIRGDGVDVLTNMIAPASLTGVRVFFPDPWPKARHHKRRLLQSGTFDLIASRLRPGGVLHVATDHVDYAGWIAETGDAEPTLERLDATTEAGHVPFSLKRPVTKFEGKGLQEERVINEFLWRRRD, via the coding sequence GTGAACCAGAGCGAGAGCCCCGGACCGGCGGACGGTGCGACCCCGGACGGTGACACCCGGGGCGCTGAATTCCCAGGCGGTGCGACCCCTGACTACGACCCGCGTCTGTTCCCCCGCGTGACGGCCTACCGGTTCCGGCGCGGCACCCTGCGCCCGGGTCAGCAGCGCAACTGGGAGGAGCACTGGCCGACCTACGGCCGCAACGTCGCGGACGAGCTCGTCGACCAGCAGGCCCTCTTCGGTCGCGTCGCGCCGCTGATCGTGGAGATCGGGTCCGGGACCGGGACGTCCACGGCGGCGATGGCGGCCGACGAGCCGGACGTGGACGTGATCGCGGTGGAGGTCTACCAACCGGGTCTGGCCCAGCTCCTGGGAATGATCCTGCGCGAGGGGCTCGAGAACGTCCGGATGATCCGCGGCGACGGCGTGGACGTGCTGACCAACATGATCGCGCCGGCGAGCCTGACCGGCGTGCGCGTGTTCTTCCCGGATCCGTGGCCCAAGGCTCGCCACCACAAGCGGCGGCTCCTGCAGTCGGGGACGTTCGACCTGATCGCCTCACGCCTCCGCCCGGGCGGTGTGCTCCACGTGGCCACCGACCACGTCGACTACGCCGGGTGGATCGCCGAGACCGGTGACGCGGAACCCACACTCGAGCGGCTCGACGCCACGACAGAAGCCGGACACGTACCGTTCAGTCTGAAAAGACCCGTGACGAAGTTCGAGGGCAAGGGTCTGCAGGAGGAGCGAGTGATCAACGAGTTCCTCTGGCGTCGTAGAGACTGA
- a CDS encoding glycoside hydrolase family 25 protein yields the protein MTPVGQSAHRALLPRLIVALASAAALALGLLVVVISPRADAVVPLSPAFDGLARGIDSSSWQHPHGAPVDWHAAAASGQSFAFIKATEGTGPANRYYEADVEQARASGMAVGSYHKARPAMDPSVQARAFAARLQSVGGQQLPPVLDIETDEGKNPEELIEWTRVFLTELQHLTGRTPIIYTYRFFWIDRMANTTQFSEYPLWLAEYGVPEPTLPVIGGWTEWSFWQNSETGAVPGFTGPVDLNVFAGTHEDIWAWVGPVTPGEAPAHEPAPAPAPEPVPDPAPEPAPGPGGPAEPVTVAIPEGIPTPDGVRLPETVTVPAHMLDQIPPEFR from the coding sequence ATGACACCTGTCGGCCAATCGGCCCACCGTGCCCTCCTGCCCCGCCTTATCGTGGCCCTCGCATCCGCGGCCGCCCTGGCGCTCGGCCTCCTCGTCGTCGTCATATCTCCCCGCGCCGACGCCGTCGTCCCCCTCTCCCCCGCTTTCGACGGCCTGGCCCGAGGCATCGACTCCTCCAGTTGGCAGCACCCACACGGCGCACCCGTCGACTGGCACGCGGCCGCCGCGTCCGGCCAGTCCTTCGCCTTTATCAAGGCCACCGAGGGCACAGGCCCCGCCAACCGCTACTACGAGGCGGACGTCGAACAGGCCCGGGCCTCCGGCATGGCCGTGGGCAGTTACCACAAGGCCCGGCCCGCGATGGATCCCTCGGTCCAGGCGCGCGCCTTCGCCGCCCGCCTGCAGTCCGTGGGTGGTCAGCAGCTGCCGCCGGTACTCGACATCGAGACCGACGAGGGGAAGAACCCGGAGGAGCTGATCGAGTGGACGCGCGTCTTCCTCACCGAGCTCCAGCACCTGACCGGGCGGACCCCGATCATCTACACGTACCGCTTCTTCTGGATCGACCGGATGGCCAACACCACGCAGTTCTCGGAGTACCCGCTGTGGCTGGCCGAGTACGGGGTCCCGGAGCCGACCCTTCCCGTGATCGGCGGCTGGACCGAGTGGTCGTTCTGGCAGAACTCGGAGACCGGCGCGGTGCCGGGCTTCACCGGCCCCGTCGACCTCAACGTCTTCGCCGGGACGCACGAGGACATCTGGGCGTGGGTGGGCCCCGTCACGCCGGGTGAGGCGCCCGCGCACGAACCGGCCCCCGCACCAGCACCCGAGCCGGTCCCCGATCCGGCGCCCGAACCCGCCCCGGGTCCCGGCGGACCGGCGGAGCCCGTGACCGTCGCGATCCCGGAGGGCATACCCACCCCGGACGGCGTCAGGCTGCCCGAGACCGTCACCGTCCCGGCCCACATGCTCGATCAGATCCCGCCCGAGTTCCGCTAG
- a CDS encoding DUF4395 domain-containing protein, producing MSLREVFAFPEVVNDYAARCTAGLVVTLAVVTMLVPPPVQTWLAAALVIGFALRVAGGPRYSPFGRLSVHVLAPRVSSEPKLVAGAPKRFAQTIGLVMSSVALGLFLGGLTVAGVVVLGVLVAAALAEAALGFCLGCWMYGQLQRAGVVSEDACVDCADIWARPGMAARN from the coding sequence ATGAGCCTGCGAGAGGTGTTCGCATTCCCGGAGGTCGTCAACGACTACGCAGCCCGGTGCACCGCCGGTCTCGTCGTGACGCTCGCGGTGGTGACGATGCTCGTTCCGCCGCCGGTGCAGACCTGGCTCGCCGCGGCGCTGGTCATCGGTTTTGCCCTGCGGGTGGCCGGGGGGCCGCGGTACTCGCCGTTCGGCAGGCTCTCGGTGCACGTGTTGGCACCGCGGGTCAGCTCCGAGCCCAAGCTGGTCGCCGGTGCACCCAAGCGATTCGCCCAGACGATCGGCCTGGTCATGTCCTCGGTCGCCCTCGGGTTGTTCCTCGGTGGGTTGACAGTGGCCGGGGTCGTGGTCCTGGGCGTGCTGGTGGCGGCCGCCCTCGCGGAGGCAGCCCTGGGCTTCTGCCTGGGGTGCTGGATGTACGGGCAACTGCAGCGGGCAGGGGTCGTGTCGGAGGACGCGTGTGTCGACTGCGCCGACATCTGGGCTCGTCCCGGGATGGCCGCGCGCAACTGA
- a CDS encoding DUF6802 family protein codes for MTDPLFGSEPSDFSAKPDVCGLDGAPLAEASSLGLHVPVGDGVLDLGSPEADLDGDGFMEAVTRGDGRGLTVYTDVDGDGTVDHVSTVRFDGSYDSWRLANPAEGVPFGGFTNEARAGSSDSSPTSARWERIDHGHI; via the coding sequence ATGACCGACCCCCTCTTCGGTTCCGAGCCGTCCGATTTCAGTGCCAAGCCCGACGTGTGCGGTCTCGACGGCGCCCCGCTCGCGGAGGCCTCGTCGCTCGGCCTGCACGTTCCGGTCGGTGACGGCGTCCTCGATCTCGGGTCACCCGAGGCGGACCTCGACGGCGACGGCTTCATGGAGGCCGTCACCCGGGGGGACGGCCGGGGGCTCACCGTCTATACGGATGTCGACGGCGACGGGACCGTCGACCACGTCTCGACGGTCCGCTTCGACGGCAGCTACGACTCCTGGCGCCTGGCCAACCCGGCGGAGGGAGTCCCCTTCGGCGGCTTCACCAACGAGGCCCGTGCGGGGTCCTCCGATTCGTCGCCGACGTCCGCCAGGTGGGAACGCATCGACCACGGCCACATCTGA
- a CDS encoding M13 family metallopeptidase: protein MTATEIPTTDESRSSGLDLQYVDRDVRPQDDLYRHVNGTWIRDHVIPADRPIDGAFLALRDLSEERVRDIITDAPVESQIGAFYASFMDTDSVEAAGVAALAPDLSEIDAATDPGALALAMARLEKVGVAGLIGAYVNNDAKNSTEYILYLVQYGIGLPDESFYREDQYAELREQYTAHAARMFVLAGLSGDDDARARAERIVALETRIAAAHWDVVARRDADKTYNPVTWDELPGLAPGFPWHDWAREVGGTEETFGRLVAMQPDFLTAVAELWSTEPLETWKEWLRWRVLGSRAPYLTSDLVEENFRFYGTAMSGTEEIKARWKRGVGAVESALGEEVGKEYVARHFPPGHKARMVELVENLTAAYRYSIARLPWMTPETRERAQAKLEAFVPKIGYPDTWRDYSALEVRPDDLLGNVRRSAEFEHGYELGKLGGPVDRGEWHMTPQTVNAYYNPVMNEIVFPAAILQPPFFDADADDAANYGAIGAVIGHEIGHGFDDQGSKYDGDGNLVDWWTDDDRSAFSTRVEALIDQYQGLTPDGLDPEKDHVNGAFTVGENIGDLGGLTIALLAYRLAQGSTGQGSDGQPAEGTDVGPEIDGMSGIQRLITSWAIVWRTKTRAEEAARRLAVDPHSPPEFRCNQVVRNLDDFHAAFGVTEGDGLWLAPEERVSIW from the coding sequence ATGACAGCGACCGAGATCCCCACGACCGACGAATCCCGCTCCTCGGGCCTCGACCTGCAGTACGTCGACAGGGACGTCCGGCCCCAGGACGACCTCTACCGGCACGTCAACGGCACCTGGATCCGCGATCACGTGATACCCGCAGACCGGCCGATCGACGGGGCGTTCCTCGCCCTGCGCGACCTGTCGGAGGAGCGGGTGCGCGACATCATCACCGACGCCCCGGTGGAGTCACAGATCGGGGCGTTCTACGCCTCCTTCATGGACACCGACTCGGTCGAGGCCGCGGGTGTCGCCGCGCTCGCGCCGGACCTGTCGGAGATCGACGCCGCCACCGACCCGGGCGCGCTCGCACTGGCCATGGCGCGGCTGGAGAAGGTGGGCGTGGCCGGGCTGATCGGCGCCTACGTCAACAACGACGCCAAGAACTCCACCGAGTACATCCTGTACCTCGTGCAGTACGGCATCGGCCTGCCTGACGAGTCGTTCTACCGCGAGGACCAGTACGCGGAGCTGCGCGAGCAGTACACCGCCCACGCGGCGCGGATGTTCGTACTCGCGGGCCTGTCGGGAGACGACGACGCCCGGGCCCGCGCCGAGCGGATCGTGGCGCTGGAGACCCGCATCGCCGCCGCCCACTGGGACGTGGTGGCCCGCCGCGACGCCGATAAGACCTACAACCCCGTCACGTGGGACGAGCTGCCCGGTCTGGCGCCCGGTTTCCCGTGGCACGACTGGGCCCGCGAGGTGGGCGGCACGGAGGAGACCTTCGGCCGACTCGTGGCCATGCAGCCCGACTTCCTCACCGCGGTCGCCGAGCTGTGGTCGACCGAACCGCTGGAGACGTGGAAGGAGTGGCTGCGCTGGCGCGTCCTCGGCTCGCGCGCGCCCTACCTGACCAGCGATCTGGTGGAGGAGAACTTCCGCTTCTACGGCACCGCGATGTCCGGCACCGAGGAGATCAAGGCCCGGTGGAAGCGCGGTGTGGGAGCGGTCGAGTCGGCGCTCGGCGAGGAGGTGGGCAAGGAGTACGTCGCCCGCCACTTCCCGCCCGGCCACAAGGCGCGGATGGTGGAACTGGTCGAGAACCTCACCGCGGCCTACCGCTACTCCATCGCACGGCTGCCGTGGATGACCCCGGAGACCCGCGAGCGGGCGCAGGCCAAGCTCGAGGCGTTCGTCCCCAAGATCGGCTACCCGGACACGTGGCGCGACTACTCGGCGCTCGAGGTGCGCCCTGATGACCTGCTCGGCAACGTGAGGCGGTCCGCAGAGTTCGAGCACGGTTACGAGCTGGGCAAGCTCGGCGGCCCGGTCGACCGCGGTGAATGGCACATGACCCCGCAGACGGTCAACGCCTACTACAACCCGGTGATGAACGAGATCGTGTTCCCGGCCGCCATCCTCCAGCCCCCGTTCTTCGACGCCGATGCCGACGACGCCGCCAACTACGGCGCGATCGGCGCCGTGATCGGTCACGAGATCGGCCACGGGTTCGACGACCAGGGATCGAAGTACGACGGCGACGGCAACCTCGTCGACTGGTGGACCGACGACGACCGGTCCGCGTTCTCCACGCGGGTGGAGGCGTTGATCGACCAGTACCAGGGCCTGACCCCGGACGGTCTGGACCCCGAGAAGGACCACGTCAACGGGGCGTTCACCGTCGGCGAGAACATCGGCGACCTCGGTGGGCTGACCATCGCGCTGCTGGCCTACCGGCTGGCGCAGGGTTCGACCGGGCAGGGTTCTGACGGGCAGCCGGCGGAGGGGACGGACGTCGGTCCGGAGATCGACGGCATGAGCGGCATCCAGCGGCTCATCACCTCGTGGGCGATCGTGTGGCGCACCAAGACCCGCGCCGAGGAGGCCGCTCGCCGGCTCGCGGTGGATCCGCACTCCCCGCCGGAGTTCCGCTGCAACCAGGTGGTCAGGAACCTCGACGACTTCCACGCCGCGTTCGGGGTGACCGAGGGCGACGGATTGTGGCTGGCCCCCGAGGAGCGCGTCAGTATCTGGTGA
- a CDS encoding MMPL family transporter — protein MFNSLGRFVAHRRVLVLVFMVVVMAVLSVAGSMFGNAFGQGGFEDPKSGWATAERLEQEAYGRDALGDVVVTYHAPEGTTVDDPAFQDPVRASLETIRSEFPDQVTGVTSYVFNQSPALVNRDEGIAVASIQLAGEEEEILENFRVIEDRIAVDGIQTDVAGVQAVAGALQDGMDADLVRAELIALPLVFILLIVVFGGVVAAFLPVAVGILTILGSIGALHLLSVVVPVNSFAQNVVTLIGLGLAIDYGLFVVSRFREEMAEGYPPDVAVRRAVATAGRTVVFSAVMVGVTLSGLLIFPQDFLKSVAYGAIAAVILAALLSVTLLPAVLVMLGHRVDMLGIKRLQRHRTREQVENGVFGRVADFSMKHPVAVAVPVVVVLVALIIPFSGVKFGGINETYLPPDNTTRVAQEQYDQNFPGTRTDPVKLVVIGSDGTTLSQIRSEANNAPGLTGPFQFARSGQQDAQGRDVVVLQSGVVDRNAAGETVDYLKTFPIPAGTEVHVGGNPAMEKDSVDALVDGLPWFVLYVLIATTILMFLAFGSLVLPIKAAIMNLLGLGATLGILTWIFVDGHLADLLGFTPGPLTSPVVVLLMAIIYGLSTDYEVFLVSRMVEARSRGAKTSEAIRSGVANTGRIITSAALILIVVTGAFAFSEIVMMKYIAYGMIAALIIDATVIRMLLVPAVMQMLGTDNWWAPKWMKRVQERIGLGEAEIGDEPEHLRGGPASTGPTGADGGVPASAGSAGPGAGTTAAGSSAAADTSAPGSSVAVLDPEPEPEPEPQPRPRFETEAQPEPRPRFETEAQPEPRPEARHQPAPRPESRRRDDGGGEKIPAAELIARLRRERESEREQDRDA, from the coding sequence GTGTTCAACTCACTCGGGCGGTTCGTCGCCCATCGCCGCGTACTCGTCCTGGTCTTCATGGTCGTGGTCATGGCCGTCCTCAGCGTCGCGGGCAGCATGTTCGGAAACGCCTTCGGTCAAGGCGGATTCGAGGACCCGAAGAGCGGGTGGGCGACCGCCGAACGACTCGAGCAGGAGGCGTACGGCCGCGACGCGCTCGGCGACGTCGTCGTCACCTACCACGCCCCCGAGGGCACGACGGTCGACGATCCCGCGTTCCAGGACCCCGTCCGAGCCTCCCTCGAGACCATCCGCAGCGAGTTCCCGGACCAGGTCACCGGCGTCACCAGCTACGTCTTCAACCAGTCCCCGGCCCTGGTCAACAGGGACGAGGGGATAGCGGTGGCCTCGATCCAGCTGGCGGGCGAGGAGGAGGAGATCCTCGAGAACTTCCGGGTGATCGAGGACCGGATCGCGGTGGACGGAATCCAGACCGACGTCGCGGGCGTCCAGGCCGTCGCCGGGGCGCTCCAGGACGGTATGGACGCCGACCTCGTGCGCGCCGAGCTCATCGCGCTGCCCCTGGTGTTCATCCTGCTCATCGTGGTGTTCGGCGGCGTGGTGGCGGCGTTCCTGCCGGTGGCCGTGGGCATCCTGACGATCCTGGGTTCGATCGGCGCGCTGCACCTGCTGTCCGTGGTCGTGCCGGTCAATTCGTTCGCCCAGAACGTGGTCACGCTGATCGGCCTGGGGCTGGCGATCGACTACGGACTGTTCGTGGTGAGCCGTTTCCGGGAGGAGATGGCCGAGGGGTATCCACCGGACGTGGCGGTGCGCAGAGCCGTGGCCACCGCCGGCCGCACGGTCGTGTTCTCGGCCGTCATGGTGGGCGTGACCCTGTCCGGGCTGCTGATCTTCCCGCAGGACTTCCTCAAGTCGGTGGCCTACGGGGCGATCGCCGCCGTCATCCTGGCCGCACTGTTGTCGGTGACGCTGCTCCCGGCGGTCCTGGTGATGCTGGGGCACCGTGTCGACATGCTCGGCATCAAGCGGCTGCAGCGGCACCGCACCCGCGAGCAGGTGGAGAACGGGGTGTTCGGCCGGGTGGCCGACTTCTCCATGAAGCACCCGGTGGCGGTGGCGGTGCCCGTCGTGGTGGTCTTGGTGGCGCTGATCATCCCGTTCTCCGGGGTCAAGTTCGGTGGCATCAACGAGACCTATCTCCCGCCGGACAACACCACCCGCGTCGCGCAGGAGCAGTACGACCAGAACTTCCCCGGCACCCGCACCGACCCGGTCAAACTCGTCGTGATCGGGTCCGACGGCACCACCCTCTCGCAGATCCGCTCCGAGGCGAACAACGCGCCCGGGCTGACCGGCCCGTTCCAGTTCGCCCGGTCCGGGCAGCAGGACGCCCAGGGGCGCGACGTGGTGGTCCTGCAGTCCGGTGTGGTCGACCGCAACGCGGCCGGCGAGACCGTCGACTACCTGAAGACCTTCCCGATCCCCGCCGGCACCGAGGTCCACGTGGGCGGAAACCCGGCCATGGAGAAGGACTCGGTCGACGCACTGGTGGACGGCCTTCCGTGGTTCGTGCTGTACGTGTTGATCGCCACCACGATTCTGATGTTCCTGGCGTTCGGCTCGCTGGTGTTGCCGATCAAGGCCGCGATCATGAACCTGCTGGGACTGGGTGCCACGCTCGGGATCCTCACGTGGATCTTCGTCGACGGCCACCTCGCCGACCTGCTCGGATTCACCCCGGGGCCGCTCACCTCGCCCGTCGTGGTGCTGCTCATGGCGATCATCTACGGCCTGTCCACGGACTACGAGGTGTTCCTCGTGTCCCGGATGGTCGAGGCGCGATCCCGGGGTGCCAAGACCTCCGAGGCCATCCGCAGCGGCGTGGCCAACACCGGTCGGATCATCACCTCGGCGGCGTTGATCCTCATCGTGGTGACCGGGGCGTTCGCGTTCTCCGAGATCGTGATGATGAAGTACATCGCGTACGGCATGATCGCCGCCCTGATCATCGACGCCACGGTGATCCGCATGCTGCTGGTGCCCGCGGTCATGCAGATGTTGGGCACCGACAACTGGTGGGCCCCCAAGTGGATGAAGCGGGTCCAGGAGCGGATCGGCCTGGGCGAGGCCGAGATCGGTGACGAGCCCGAGCACCTGCGCGGCGGCCCGGCGAGCACCGGGCCGACTGGTGCGGACGGCGGCGTTCCGGCCTCCGCCGGGTCCGCCGGTCCTGGCGCCGGGACGACCGCCGCCGGCTCCTCGGCGGCCGCGGACACGTCGGCCCCCGGGTCGTCTGTCGCGGTTCTCGACCCCGAGCCCGAGCCCGAGCCCGAGCCCCAGCCCCGGCCCCGTTTCGAGACGGAAGCCCAGCCCGAGCCCCGGCCCCGTTTCGAGACGGAAGCCCAGCCCGAGCCCAGGCCAGAGGCGCGCCACCAGCCCGCACCCAGGCCCGAGTCCCGTCGTCGCGACGACGGTGGCGGGGAGAAGATCCCCGCGGCGGAGCTGATCGCCCGGCTGCGGCGCGAGCGGGAGAGCGAGCGGGAACAGGATCGCGACGCGTGA